From the Rhodanobacter soli genome, one window contains:
- the dprA gene encoding DNA-processing protein DprA: MLMDDLDELRAWLIALRTPGLGPGGLRERLDAVGGDIRVALAQLRRHAAPLGELAQAWLARPDEVQLAADLAWLAEPGHRLLRSTEADFPPQLENIPQPPAVLFVVGDASLLLYPQVAIVGARGASAAGLAHARAFALALADAGFAITSGMADGIDGAAHTAALDAGARTLAVVGTGADRVYPRKHHALARRIAAHGVLVSEFPPGTPARPDHFPRRNRIISGLALGTLVIEAGLRSGSLITARLAAEQGREVFALPGSIHNPLARGCHRLIRDGARLVETATEIVETLTPAARMLGGELAARLDAVGGETLGPAQAEGGADLACAHSGEWGDSEYRRLLAELGHAPTTLDELVQRTGQSAAALSAMLLMLELEARVEPLPGNRYQRLPDD; the protein is encoded by the coding sequence ATGCTCATGGACGATCTGGATGAATTGCGCGCGTGGCTGATCGCCTTGCGCACGCCCGGCCTCGGCCCGGGCGGCCTGCGCGAGCGGCTGGATGCAGTCGGTGGCGATATCCGGGTGGCGCTGGCGCAACTGCGCCGCCACGCCGCCCCGCTCGGCGAGTTGGCCCAGGCCTGGCTGGCCCGGCCCGACGAGGTGCAGCTGGCCGCCGATCTGGCCTGGCTGGCCGAACCCGGGCACCGGCTGCTGCGCTCTACCGAGGCGGATTTCCCGCCGCAGCTGGAAAACATCCCGCAGCCGCCGGCCGTGCTGTTCGTGGTCGGCGACGCCAGCCTGCTGCTGTATCCGCAGGTGGCGATCGTGGGTGCGCGCGGCGCCAGCGCGGCAGGCCTCGCGCATGCCCGGGCATTTGCCCTGGCTCTGGCCGATGCCGGTTTCGCGATCACCAGCGGCATGGCCGACGGCATCGACGGCGCTGCCCACACGGCCGCGCTGGACGCCGGCGCGAGAACTCTCGCGGTGGTCGGCACCGGGGCGGATCGGGTGTATCCGCGCAAGCATCATGCGCTGGCCCGGCGGATCGCCGCGCACGGCGTGCTGGTCAGCGAGTTTCCGCCCGGTACGCCCGCCCGCCCGGACCACTTTCCGCGCCGCAACCGGATCATCTCCGGTCTGGCGCTGGGTACCCTGGTGATCGAGGCGGGCTTGCGTTCCGGCTCGCTGATCACCGCCCGGCTGGCCGCCGAACAGGGCCGCGAGGTGTTCGCCCTGCCCGGCTCCATCCACAACCCGCTGGCTCGCGGCTGCCACCGATTGATCCGCGACGGCGCCCGGCTGGTCGAGACCGCGACGGAGATTGTCGAGACATTGACGCCGGCAGCGCGCATGCTTGGTGGCGAACTGGCTGCCCGGCTGGATGCAGTCGGTGGCGAGACGCTCGGGCCGGCGCAGGCCGAGGGTGGCGCCGATCTGGCCTGCGCGCATTCCGGAGAGTGGGGCGATTCCGAATACCGGCGACTTTTGGCCGAACTTGGCCATGCACCAACGACGTTGGACGAACTTGTGCAACGTACCGGGCAGTCGGCTGCCGCCCTTTCCGCGATGCTGCTGATGCTGGAACTGGAGGCCAGGGTGGAACCTCTGCCGGGCAACCGCTACCAGCGATTGCCCGACGATTGA
- the def gene encoding peptide deformylase, with amino-acid sequence MSILSILEFPDPRLRTRAAPVTVFDAKLEQFVADMFETMYAANGVGLAATQVNVHQRVLVADMSDERNQPLALINAQILEKDGSQVYQEGCLSFPGLYADVTRALKVKVKAQDVTGKETIVEAEGPLAVCIQHEMDHLEGKVFVDYLSPLKRNLLLKRLEKHRKQAIGA; translated from the coding sequence ATGTCCATTCTTTCCATCCTTGAATTCCCCGACCCCCGCCTGCGCACCCGCGCCGCGCCGGTGACCGTGTTCGACGCGAAGCTGGAGCAGTTCGTCGCCGACATGTTCGAGACCATGTACGCCGCCAACGGCGTCGGCCTCGCCGCCACCCAGGTCAACGTGCACCAGCGCGTGCTGGTCGCCGACATGAGCGACGAACGCAACCAGCCGCTGGCGCTGATCAACGCGCAGATCCTGGAAAAGGACGGCTCGCAGGTCTACCAGGAAGGCTGCCTGTCGTTCCCCGGCCTGTACGCCGACGTCACCCGCGCGCTGAAGGTGAAGGTGAAGGCGCAGGACGTGACCGGCAAGGAAACCATCGTCGAGGCCGAAGGCCCGCTGGCGGTATGCATCCAGCACGAGATGGACCACCTGGAAGGCAAGGTGTTCGTCGACTACCTGTCGCCGCTGAAGCGCAACCTGCTGCTGAAACGGCTGGAGAAGCACCGCAAGCAGGCGATCGGTGCTTGA
- a CDS encoding LysM peptidoglycan-binding domain-containing protein yields the protein MIKKIIVLLAGMLVTVAVYAAGAQLRADHPDSYTVRRGDTLWDISAKFLSKPWLWPEIWQANPQVRNPHLIYPGDVLNLSFINGPRVGLQPSVHREGEAVPAIPLSELKMFLKDMRVMNSEEVSSAPYVVGLEEARLRGAVGQNIYVRGLQGEPGQRWAIVRPSHVFRGFDQDDAASADLVAHDLDSNAAMVRSPWREDSRNDGHYGKGDDLGVEVSVIGTAETLRTGDPATLLLLNATQEIRSGDRIMPLDESPYDAYYYPHAPKSVPANAKVIGFADAMDAAGPRQVVMLSIGAKDGVDNGQTYTIFEPGETIHDDVASNSWNRSFGERVKLPDEYVGHVMVFRTFDRVSYGLVMDGLRPVHVGGRLAMPE from the coding sequence ATGATCAAGAAAATTATCGTGTTGCTGGCCGGCATGCTGGTCACCGTGGCCGTCTATGCGGCCGGTGCGCAACTACGGGCCGATCATCCCGACAGCTATACCGTGCGCCGGGGCGACACGCTCTGGGACATCTCCGCCAAGTTCCTGTCCAAGCCGTGGCTGTGGCCGGAGATCTGGCAGGCCAATCCGCAAGTGCGCAACCCGCACCTGATCTACCCCGGCGACGTGCTCAACCTGTCCTTCATCAATGGGCCGCGCGTGGGCTTGCAGCCGAGCGTGCATCGCGAAGGCGAGGCGGTGCCGGCGATCCCGCTGTCCGAGCTGAAGATGTTCCTGAAGGACATGCGCGTGATGAACTCGGAGGAGGTCAGCTCGGCGCCGTACGTGGTCGGCCTCGAGGAAGCGCGCCTGCGCGGCGCCGTCGGCCAGAACATCTATGTGCGCGGCCTGCAGGGCGAGCCGGGCCAGCGCTGGGCGATCGTGCGGCCGAGTCACGTGTTCCGCGGTTTCGATCAGGACGATGCGGCCAGTGCCGATCTGGTCGCCCACGATCTGGACAGCAACGCGGCGATGGTTCGCTCGCCGTGGCGCGAGGATTCCCGCAACGACGGCCACTACGGCAAGGGTGACGACCTCGGCGTCGAGGTCAGCGTGATCGGCACCGCCGAGACGCTGCGCACGGGCGATCCGGCGACCCTGCTGCTGCTCAACGCCACCCAGGAAATCCGCAGCGGCGATCGCATCATGCCGCTGGACGAGTCGCCGTACGACGCCTACTACTACCCGCATGCGCCGAAGTCGGTGCCGGCCAACGCCAAGGTGATCGGCTTCGCCGACGCGATGGACGCGGCCGGTCCGCGCCAGGTGGTGATGCTGTCGATCGGTGCGAAGGACGGCGTCGACAACGGCCAGACCTACACCATCTTCGAGCCGGGCGAGACGATCCACGACGACGTGGCCAGCAACAGCTGGAACCGGAGCTTCGGCGAGAGGGTCAAGCTGCCGGACGAATACGTCGGCCACGTGATGGTGTTCCGCACCTTCGACCGGGTCAGCTACGGCCTGGTGATGGACGGTCTGCGCCCGGTGCACGTCGGCGGCCGCCTGGCCATGCCGGAATAA